One Streptomyces sp. NBC_01217 genomic region harbors:
- a CDS encoding TetR/AcrR family transcriptional regulator, translating into MARPRKPLLSRDRIVEAASALVDSEGLDAVSTRRLAAELGVSGPSLYNHFRNKDEILDAVADAVSAQVDLSMFDESDARDWRAALHDWAVSYRAALTEHPHIVPVLAQGPGRRPAGLRVADAVFGAMVRAGWPPAQATYIGALMRYFITGSALGSFARGFVDDETAYDPTDYPHLGQAHLLAERRQKVDEGAFETGLRALVDGLALQYEQRR; encoded by the coding sequence ATGGCCCGACCGCGCAAGCCCCTCCTCAGCCGAGACCGCATCGTCGAGGCAGCGAGCGCACTCGTGGACTCCGAGGGGCTCGACGCCGTCTCCACCCGTCGGCTCGCCGCCGAACTCGGGGTCAGCGGACCCTCGCTCTACAACCACTTCCGCAACAAGGACGAGATCCTGGACGCGGTCGCGGACGCCGTGTCCGCCCAGGTCGATCTGTCGATGTTCGACGAATCGGACGCCCGCGACTGGCGCGCCGCCCTGCACGACTGGGCCGTCTCCTATCGTGCGGCGCTCACCGAGCACCCGCACATCGTCCCGGTGCTGGCCCAGGGCCCGGGCCGCCGCCCGGCCGGACTGCGGGTCGCCGACGCGGTCTTCGGCGCGATGGTCAGAGCCGGCTGGCCGCCCGCCCAGGCGACGTACATCGGGGCCCTGATGCGCTACTTCATCACCGGCTCCGCCCTCGGGTCGTTCGCCCGCGGCTTCGTCGACGACGAGACGGCGTACGACCCCACCGACTATCCGCACCTCGGCCAGGCCCATCTGCTGGCCGAGCGCCGCCAGAAGGTCGACGAGGGGGCGTTCGAGACCGGGCTGCGGGCGCTGGTCGACGGCCTCGCCCTGCAGTACGAACAGCGGCGCTGA
- a CDS encoding YiaA/YiaB family inner membrane protein has product MSETASVKQQSTAAFYGQAVASFGVAMGAMTLGIYFLEADAWVRGFLAIGVLYLVTSCFTLAKVIRDRQEAGQIISRVDQARLEKILAEHDPFRKH; this is encoded by the coding sequence ATGAGTGAGACAGCATCGGTCAAGCAGCAGAGCACCGCGGCCTTCTACGGGCAGGCCGTCGCGTCCTTCGGGGTGGCGATGGGTGCCATGACCCTCGGTATCTACTTCCTGGAAGCCGACGCATGGGTCCGCGGATTCCTCGCGATCGGCGTCCTCTACCTCGTCACCTCCTGCTTCACCCTGGCCAAGGTCATCCGCGACCGGCAGGAAGCGGGACAGATCATCAGCCGGGTCGACCAGGCCCGGCTGGAGAAGATCCTCGCCGAGCACGACCCCTTCCGGAAGCACTGA
- a CDS encoding ABC transporter ATP-binding protein: protein MSMEATAWTQLHNVMNAQAERRPFDRATLRRIAAFARPHRRRVALFLILSVATALLAVATPVLAGHVVNAIVTGGDEGTVIRLSLLIAVIAVVEAALGLVGRWLSANLGEGLILDLRTAVFDHVQRMPIAFFTRTRTGALVSRLNNDVIGAQRAFSNTLSGVVSNVVTLLLTLGVMLSISWQITGLALVLLPVFVLPARRMGTRMARLQREAAAHNAAMGTRMTERFSAPGATLIKLFGRPADESAEFAARAGRVRDIGVRTAMAQSAFITALTLVSALALALVYGLGGFYALRGQLDAGAVVSLALLLTRLYAPLTALAGARVEVMSALVSFERVFEVLDLKPLIQEKPDARTVPEGPVSVEFEDVRFGYPSADKVSLASLEDVATLDTRGGSEVLRGVSFRAEPGRTVALVGSSGAGKSTIAQLLPRLYDTDEGSVRIGGIDVRDLTADTLRDTLGMVTQDGHLFHESVRANLLLARPEATEEDLWDALRRSRLDGLVASLPDGLDTVVGERGYRLSGGERQRLTIARLLLARQRVVILDEATAHLDNTSEAAVQDALTEALAGRTAVVIAHRLSTVRTADLILVVENGQIVERGTHEQLLASGGRYEELYRTQFENPGTQPAELA, encoded by the coding sequence ATGAGCATGGAAGCCACCGCATGGACGCAGCTCCACAACGTCATGAACGCGCAAGCGGAACGACGCCCCTTCGACCGAGCCACCCTGCGGCGCATCGCCGCGTTCGCCCGCCCGCACCGGCGCAGGGTCGCGCTCTTCCTGATCCTGAGCGTGGCGACGGCGCTGCTCGCGGTAGCCACCCCCGTCCTCGCCGGCCACGTCGTGAACGCGATCGTGACCGGCGGGGACGAGGGCACCGTCATCCGGCTGTCCCTGCTCATCGCGGTGATCGCCGTCGTGGAGGCCGCGCTCGGCCTGGTCGGCCGCTGGCTCTCGGCGAACCTCGGCGAAGGGCTGATCCTCGATCTGCGCACCGCTGTCTTCGACCATGTGCAGCGCATGCCGATCGCGTTCTTCACCCGCACCCGCACCGGCGCGCTCGTCAGCCGCCTCAACAATGACGTCATCGGAGCGCAGCGCGCCTTCAGCAACACTCTCTCCGGCGTCGTCAGCAATGTCGTGACGCTGCTCCTCACGCTCGGCGTCATGCTCTCCATCTCCTGGCAGATCACCGGCCTCGCACTGGTGCTGCTGCCGGTCTTCGTGCTGCCCGCGCGCCGCATGGGTACGCGGATGGCGAGGCTCCAGCGGGAGGCCGCGGCCCACAACGCCGCGATGGGGACCCGGATGACCGAGCGCTTCTCCGCCCCCGGCGCCACACTGATCAAGCTCTTCGGCCGGCCCGCCGACGAGTCCGCCGAATTCGCCGCCCGGGCGGGCAGGGTGCGCGACATCGGGGTGCGTACGGCGATGGCCCAGTCCGCGTTCATCACCGCCCTCACCCTCGTGTCCGCGCTGGCGCTCGCCCTGGTCTACGGGCTGGGCGGGTTCTACGCGCTGCGCGGGCAGCTGGACGCGGGCGCGGTCGTCTCCCTGGCCCTGCTGCTGACCCGGCTGTACGCGCCGCTCACCGCCCTTGCCGGGGCGCGCGTCGAGGTGATGAGCGCGCTCGTCAGCTTCGAGCGGGTCTTCGAGGTCCTCGACCTCAAACCGCTCATCCAGGAGAAGCCGGACGCACGGACGGTGCCGGAGGGCCCGGTGTCCGTGGAATTCGAGGACGTACGATTCGGCTACCCGTCCGCCGACAAGGTCTCCCTCGCCTCGCTCGAAGACGTCGCGACCCTGGACACCCGCGGCGGCAGCGAAGTGCTGCGCGGGGTCTCCTTCCGCGCCGAACCCGGCCGCACGGTGGCCCTGGTCGGCTCGTCCGGCGCGGGCAAGTCGACCATCGCGCAGCTGCTGCCGCGCCTGTACGACACGGACGAGGGCTCGGTACGCATCGGCGGCATCGACGTACGCGATCTGACCGCCGACACCCTGCGCGACACGCTCGGCATGGTCACCCAGGACGGGCACCTGTTCCACGAGTCGGTCCGCGCCAACCTCCTCCTTGCCCGCCCCGAAGCCACCGAGGAAGACCTCTGGGACGCGCTGCGCCGCTCACGCCTGGACGGCCTGGTCGCCTCACTCCCCGACGGACTCGACACCGTCGTCGGTGAACGCGGCTACCGCCTCTCCGGCGGCGAACGCCAGCGCCTGACCATCGCCCGGCTGCTCCTGGCCCGCCAGCGCGTCGTCATCCTCGACGAGGCCACCGCCCACCTGGACAACACCTCCGAGGCAGCCGTCCAGGACGCGCTCACCGAAGCCCTGGCCGGACGCACGGCAGTCGTGATCGCCCACCGGCTCTCCACCGTACGGACGGCCGACCTCATCCTGGTCGTGGAGAACGGGCAGATCGTGGAGCGGGGCACCCACGAACAGCTCCTCGCATCCGGCGGCCGCTACGAAGAGCTGTACCGCACCCAGTTCGAAAACCCCGGCACCCAGCCGGCCGAACTCGCCTGA
- a CDS encoding acyl-CoA dehydrogenase family protein has translation MNLELSEEQEAVRQLAKDFVAREIAPHAVGWDRAESVDKSIVKKLGSLGFLGLTVPEEYGGSGGDHLAYCLVTEELGRGDSSVRGIVSVSLGLVAKTIAAWGDEEQKRHWLPGLTAGEAVGCFGLTEPGTGSDAGNLTTRAVRDGDSYVINGTKMFITNGTWADVVLLFARTDDTPGHKGISAFLVPTDTPGLSRRTIHGKLGLRGQATAEVVLEDVRVSASALMGPQGKGFSIAMSALAKGRMSVAAGCVGIAQAALDAAVGYAGEREQFGKSIASHQLVQELISDISVDVDAARLLTWRVADLIDRGEDFATAASKAKLFASEAAVRAANNALQVFGGYGYIDEYPVGKLLRDARVMTLYEGTSQIQKLIIGRALTGVSAF, from the coding sequence ATGAACCTGGAGCTCAGCGAGGAGCAGGAAGCCGTCCGGCAGCTCGCCAAGGACTTCGTCGCCCGTGAGATCGCCCCGCATGCCGTGGGGTGGGACCGTGCCGAGAGCGTCGACAAGTCGATCGTGAAGAAGCTGGGCTCCCTCGGCTTCCTGGGGCTGACCGTCCCCGAGGAGTACGGCGGCTCGGGCGGCGACCACCTCGCGTACTGCCTGGTCACCGAGGAGCTCGGCCGCGGCGACTCCTCGGTCCGCGGCATCGTCTCCGTATCCCTCGGCCTGGTCGCCAAGACGATCGCCGCCTGGGGCGACGAGGAGCAGAAGCGGCACTGGCTGCCGGGGCTCACCGCGGGCGAGGCGGTCGGCTGCTTCGGCCTCACTGAACCAGGCACCGGATCGGACGCCGGGAACCTGACGACGAGGGCCGTCCGCGACGGCGACTCGTACGTCATCAACGGCACCAAGATGTTCATCACCAACGGCACCTGGGCCGATGTCGTACTGCTCTTCGCCCGCACCGACGACACCCCCGGCCACAAGGGCATATCCGCTTTCCTGGTCCCCACCGACACCCCCGGCCTCAGCCGCCGCACCATCCACGGCAAGCTCGGCCTGCGCGGCCAGGCCACCGCCGAGGTCGTCCTGGAGGACGTCCGCGTGTCCGCCTCCGCGCTCATGGGTCCGCAGGGCAAGGGCTTCTCCATCGCGATGTCCGCCCTGGCCAAGGGGCGGATGTCCGTCGCCGCCGGCTGTGTCGGCATCGCCCAGGCCGCCCTGGACGCCGCCGTGGGGTACGCGGGCGAGCGCGAGCAGTTCGGCAAGTCCATCGCGAGCCACCAGCTCGTCCAGGAACTCATCAGCGACATCTCCGTGGACGTCGACGCGGCCCGGCTGCTGACCTGGCGGGTGGCCGACCTCATCGACCGCGGCGAGGACTTCGCCACCGCCGCTTCCAAGGCGAAGCTCTTCGCTTCCGAGGCCGCCGTCCGCGCCGCCAACAACGCCCTCCAGGTCTTCGGCGGCTACGGCTACATCGACGAGTACCCGGTCGGCAAGCTGCTGCGCGACGCGCGCGTGATGACGCTGTACGAGGGCACCAGCCAGATCCAGAAGCTGATCATCGGCCGCGCGCTGACCGGTGTCTCCGCCTTCTGA
- the ppk2 gene encoding polyphosphate kinase 2, whose amino-acid sequence MTRSAEEPTVRRAPKKKSPGGQEAVLDALTEAARYGGPGLDGFSVADSGDDDPVLVTPEGRARDAWREDYPYTNKLGRRAYEKSKRALQIELLKLQHWVKERDERLVILFEGRDAAGKGGTIKRFTEHLNPRGARVVALEKPTERERSQWYFQRYAAHLPTAGEIVLFDRSWYNRAGVERVMGFCTTREYLEFMHQAPDFERMLARDGIHLVKFWFSVSRNEQRNRFMIRQIDPVRQWKLSPVDLASLDKWDAYTEAKELMLFHTDTADAPWTVVKSNDKKRARLEAIRHVLHRFDYPDKNTDVVGAPDPLIVGPASQLFEQGEVDARLLTTVRAQDGPTA is encoded by the coding sequence ATGACGCGAAGCGCCGAGGAACCGACCGTCCGTAGAGCGCCGAAGAAGAAGTCGCCCGGGGGCCAGGAGGCCGTGCTGGACGCCCTCACCGAGGCGGCCCGCTACGGCGGCCCCGGGCTCGACGGCTTCAGCGTGGCCGACAGCGGAGACGACGATCCGGTCCTTGTGACGCCCGAGGGCCGGGCCCGGGACGCCTGGCGCGAGGACTACCCGTACACCAACAAGCTCGGCCGCAGGGCGTACGAGAAGTCCAAGCGCGCCCTGCAGATCGAGCTGCTCAAGCTCCAGCACTGGGTGAAGGAGCGCGACGAACGCCTCGTCATCCTCTTCGAGGGGCGGGACGCAGCGGGCAAGGGCGGCACGATCAAACGCTTCACCGAGCACCTCAACCCCCGTGGCGCGCGGGTGGTTGCGCTGGAGAAGCCCACCGAACGCGAGCGCTCCCAGTGGTACTTCCAGCGGTACGCGGCCCATCTGCCGACCGCCGGGGAGATCGTGCTCTTCGACCGGTCCTGGTACAACCGGGCGGGCGTGGAGCGGGTGATGGGGTTCTGCACCACCCGCGAGTACCTCGAATTCATGCATCAGGCACCGGACTTCGAGCGGATGCTCGCCCGGGACGGCATCCACCTGGTGAAGTTCTGGTTCTCCGTCTCGCGCAACGAGCAGCGCAACCGGTTCATGATCCGGCAGATCGATCCGGTACGGCAGTGGAAGCTCAGCCCGGTCGACCTCGCCTCGCTCGACAAGTGGGACGCGTACACGGAGGCCAAGGAGCTGATGCTGTTCCACACGGACACGGCGGACGCGCCCTGGACCGTGGTGAAGAGCAACGACAAGAAGCGGGCCCGGCTCGAAGCGATCCGGCATGTGCTGCACCGCTTCGACTACCCGGACAAGAACACGGACGTGGTCGGCGCGCCGGACCCGCTGATCGTCGGCCCGGCCTCCCAGCTCTTCGAGCAGGGCGAGGTGGATGCCCGGCTGCTCACCACGGTACGGGCACAGGACGGGCCGACGGCGTGA
- a CDS encoding Zn-dependent alcohol dehydrogenase: protein MVRAAVLPAVGAPLEITDIELPEPGPGRVRVALAAVGVCHSDLSLSNGTMRVPVPAVLGHEGAGTVVSVGEGVTHVAPGDGVVLNWAPSCGSCHHCGIGEVWLCANALTGAAGIHARTADGTELHPGLNVAAFAQETVVAANCVLPAPDGIPLTDAALLGCAVLTGYGAVHHSAQVRPGESVVVFGIGGVGLAVLQSARIAGASRIIAVDVSPEKEELARQAGATDYVIASDTTPRAIRKLTGGQGADVAIECVGRPATIRGAWDSTRRGGRTTVVGIGGKDQPVSFNALEIFHWGRSLTGCVYGNSDPARDLPVLAEHIRAGRFDLSMMVTERIALDGIPAAFDNMIAGRGGRALVVFR, encoded by the coding sequence GTGGTCCGCGCCGCCGTACTGCCCGCCGTCGGAGCTCCGCTGGAGATCACCGACATCGAACTCCCGGAGCCCGGCCCCGGCCGGGTGAGGGTCGCTCTCGCCGCAGTCGGCGTCTGCCACTCCGACCTCTCCCTGTCCAACGGCACCATGCGGGTGCCCGTCCCCGCCGTCCTCGGCCATGAGGGCGCGGGCACTGTCGTCTCGGTCGGCGAGGGCGTCACCCATGTCGCACCCGGCGACGGAGTGGTACTCAACTGGGCTCCTTCCTGCGGCAGTTGCCACCACTGCGGGATCGGCGAGGTCTGGCTCTGTGCCAACGCGCTGACGGGTGCGGCGGGCATCCATGCCCGTACGGCCGACGGCACCGAACTCCACCCCGGCCTGAACGTCGCCGCGTTCGCGCAGGAGACCGTCGTGGCCGCGAACTGCGTCCTGCCCGCTCCTGACGGCATCCCGCTGACCGACGCGGCGCTGCTGGGCTGCGCGGTCCTCACCGGATACGGTGCGGTCCACCACAGCGCTCAGGTCCGCCCCGGCGAGTCCGTCGTCGTGTTCGGTATCGGCGGTGTCGGCCTCGCCGTGCTCCAGTCCGCCCGGATCGCGGGCGCCTCCCGGATCATCGCCGTCGACGTGTCCCCCGAGAAGGAGGAACTGGCCCGGCAGGCGGGCGCCACCGATTACGTGATCGCCTCCGACACCACACCGCGCGCGATCCGGAAGCTCACCGGCGGCCAGGGAGCCGACGTCGCGATCGAGTGCGTCGGACGGCCCGCCACCATCCGGGGCGCCTGGGACTCCACCCGCCGCGGCGGCCGCACCACGGTCGTCGGCATCGGCGGCAAGGACCAGCCGGTCTCCTTCAACGCCCTGGAGATCTTCCACTGGGGACGCTCGCTGACGGGCTGCGTGTACGGCAACAGCGACCCGGCCCGCGACCTGCCGGTCCTCGCCGAACACATCCGGGCGGGGAGGTTCGACCTCTCCATGATGGTGACGGAACGGATCGCGCTGGACGGCATCCCGGCGGCCTTCGACAACATGATCGCGGGCAGGGGCGGCCGCGCACTCGTCGTGTTCCGGTAA
- a CDS encoding aldehyde dehydrogenase family protein, which translates to MKAHDGMYIGGEWRAAAGKGTIAVVDPTDEQVIAHVPAGTAEDVDAAVSAAREALPAWAATLPAGRAGRIAALRDVLVARKDEIAETVTAELGAPLPFSQTVHTGLPILVAGSYAELAASYAFEEKVGNSVVHFEPVGVVGAITPWNYPLHQIVAKVAPALAAGCTVVLKPAEDTPLTAQLFAEAVHEAGIPAGVFNLVTGLGPVAGQALAEHEGVDMVSFTGSTAVGRRIGATAGGAVKRVALELGGKSANVILPSADLAKAVAVGIANVMGNSGQTCSAWTRMLVHTSRYDEAVALAAQAAAKYGDRIGPLVNAKQHTRVRGYIEKGVAQGARLVAGGPEAPREQGYFVSPTVFADVTPEMTIAQEEIFGPVVSIIRYEDEDDALRIANGTVYGLAGAVWAGDEAEAVAFARRMDTGQVDINGGRYNPLAPFGGYKQSGVGRELGSHGLAEYLQTKSLQF; encoded by the coding sequence ATGAAGGCCCACGACGGGATGTACATCGGCGGAGAGTGGCGGGCCGCCGCGGGCAAGGGCACGATCGCGGTGGTCGATCCGACGGACGAGCAGGTCATCGCCCACGTCCCGGCAGGCACCGCCGAGGACGTCGACGCCGCCGTGTCCGCCGCGCGCGAGGCCCTGCCCGCCTGGGCCGCGACCCTGCCCGCCGGGCGCGCCGGGAGGATCGCCGCCCTGCGCGACGTCCTCGTCGCCCGCAAGGACGAGATCGCCGAGACCGTCACCGCCGAACTCGGCGCGCCGCTGCCGTTCTCGCAGACGGTGCACACCGGCCTGCCGATCCTGGTCGCCGGTTCGTACGCCGAGCTCGCCGCCTCGTACGCCTTCGAGGAGAAGGTCGGCAACTCCGTCGTCCACTTCGAACCGGTCGGCGTCGTCGGCGCGATCACGCCGTGGAACTACCCGCTGCACCAGATCGTCGCCAAAGTCGCCCCCGCGCTCGCGGCGGGGTGCACGGTCGTCCTCAAGCCCGCCGAGGACACCCCGCTGACCGCCCAGCTCTTCGCCGAGGCCGTCCACGAAGCGGGCATCCCCGCGGGCGTGTTCAACCTGGTCACCGGCCTCGGCCCGGTCGCCGGACAGGCGCTCGCCGAGCACGAGGGCGTCGACATGGTCTCCTTCACCGGCTCCACCGCCGTCGGCAGGCGGATCGGCGCCACGGCCGGCGGGGCCGTCAAACGCGTCGCCCTCGAACTGGGCGGCAAGTCCGCCAACGTCATCCTGCCGAGCGCCGACCTCGCCAAGGCCGTCGCCGTCGGCATCGCGAACGTCATGGGCAACTCCGGCCAGACGTGCAGCGCCTGGACCCGCATGCTCGTGCACACCTCCCGGTACGACGAGGCGGTCGCACTCGCCGCGCAGGCCGCCGCCAAGTACGGCGACCGCATCGGCCCCCTCGTCAACGCCAAGCAGCACACCCGGGTGCGCGGCTACATCGAGAAGGGTGTGGCGCAGGGCGCACGCCTCGTCGCGGGCGGCCCCGAAGCCCCGCGCGAGCAGGGCTACTTCGTCAGCCCCACCGTCTTCGCCGACGTCACCCCGGAGATGACCATCGCGCAGGAGGAGATCTTCGGCCCGGTCGTCTCGATCATCCGTTACGAGGACGAGGACGACGCCCTGCGCATCGCCAACGGCACCGTGTACGGGCTCGCGGGCGCGGTCTGGGCGGGTGACGAAGCCGAGGCGGTGGCCTTCGCCCGCCGGATGGACACCGGACAGGTCGACATCAACGGCGGCCGGTACAACCCGCTCGCCCCGTTCGGCGGCTACAAGCAGTCCGGTGTGGGCCGCGAGCTCGGTTCGCACGGGCTCGCCGAGTACCTCCAGACCAAGTCCCTGCAGTTCTGA
- a CDS encoding TetR/AcrR family transcriptional regulator, with product MSTAEETDGDSMPWAEVTPEAARRLLVAAVDAFAERGYHATTTRDIAGRAGMSPAALYIHYKTKEELLHRISRIGHDRALFVLEAAADSGGTAAERLAEAVRSFVRWHAERHTTARVVQYELDALGEEHRTEIVELRRKSDAVVRRIISEGVQAGEFDVPDVPGTTLAVLSLCIDVARWFNAQGSRTPDEVGELYADLVLRMVAAKR from the coding sequence ATGAGCACGGCGGAGGAGACCGACGGCGACAGCATGCCGTGGGCCGAGGTGACGCCCGAGGCGGCCAGACGGCTCCTCGTCGCCGCCGTCGACGCCTTCGCCGAGCGCGGGTACCACGCCACCACCACCCGCGACATCGCGGGCCGGGCGGGAATGAGCCCCGCCGCGCTCTACATCCACTACAAGACGAAGGAAGAGCTGCTCCATCGGATCAGCAGGATCGGTCACGACCGAGCCCTGTTCGTCCTGGAGGCCGCCGCCGACAGCGGCGGAACGGCGGCGGAGCGGCTGGCCGAGGCCGTACGGTCCTTCGTCCGCTGGCACGCCGAACGGCACACGACGGCCCGCGTGGTCCAGTACGAACTCGACGCACTCGGTGAGGAGCACCGCACCGAGATCGTCGAACTGCGCCGCAAGAGCGACGCGGTGGTGCGCCGGATCATCAGCGAGGGCGTGCAGGCCGGGGAGTTCGACGTCCCCGACGTCCCGGGCACCACGCTCGCGGTGCTCTCGCTCTGCATCGACGTGGCGCGCTGGTTCAACGCCCAGGGCAGCCGGACGCCCGACGAGGTCGGCGAGCTGTACGCCGACCTCGTGCTGCGCATGGTCGCCGCCAAGCGGTAG
- a CDS encoding SpoIIE family protein phosphatase, protein MMRPADVTPGAEQDASSGGVRALPAPAVAVIDGDGTVLAWADGARQLLGHRAEDVVGRPAARLLASPPEGTEGGSCLPLLAHGPERTGENEHRRRAVVDVRHRDGRTLRVELEASALTDADGERCWLLVATDMPDSGERRRAGEPAAGALLDRSPLLVAVWDSQLRCIWLNQASRRRVGLPPDARPGLLRRALQGFDLAAVEPVMRRVLASGEPVTGHEARWVSPGGRREAVFSSAFIRLGRADGTPLALCTVSTDITQRWTRERLALMSRAARHVGTTLDVMTTAQELTDLAVPSLADYTTVDLADSVPLGGEPLERMPPGDSGIPVFRRAGLASIHRGMPESAFDRGEPVLVPPGSPFLYVLHHRESYLERVMETGSGTWLARDPSRARIIRETGMHSVMMVPLMARGTILGIAVFVRTENIAPFSRDDLHLAEELAVHASLSLDNARRYTRERAAALALQRSLLPCSLSGGNAVELGWRYLPSDRHEGVGGDWLDAIHLPGGRIALVVGDVVGHGVNAAATMGRLRTAVLTLAALDQPPAELLAHLDDVVAHLSEEAAGSGDPALPSVGATCVYAVYDPATRVCSFARAGHPPPLLVYPDGRVITPDIPAGTPIDLGFGSFESVDRELPEGSLIVLFTDGLIETRNTDIDAGLDRLAAALGRAPSELDDLCSQVIAEMAATAKPEDDIALLVARTRVEPHGGPVGDVHVSFCSVKPGWRSPGCVRRLA, encoded by the coding sequence ATGATGCGCCCAGCCGACGTCACACCCGGTGCCGAGCAGGATGCTTCCTCGGGCGGCGTCCGCGCTCTGCCCGCCCCCGCGGTAGCGGTGATCGACGGCGACGGTACGGTCCTGGCGTGGGCGGACGGGGCGAGACAGCTTCTCGGCCACCGCGCCGAGGACGTCGTCGGGCGGCCCGCGGCGCGCCTTCTGGCGAGCCCTCCGGAAGGTACGGAAGGCGGATCCTGTCTGCCGCTCCTGGCGCACGGCCCGGAGCGGACGGGCGAGAACGAGCACCGGCGCCGTGCGGTGGTGGACGTCCGGCACCGCGACGGCCGCACGCTGCGGGTGGAGCTGGAGGCCAGTGCGCTGACCGACGCCGACGGTGAGAGGTGCTGGCTCCTGGTGGCGACGGACATGCCGGACAGCGGCGAGCGGCGGAGGGCGGGCGAGCCGGCCGCAGGAGCGCTGCTCGACCGCTCGCCGCTCCTGGTCGCCGTCTGGGACTCACAACTGCGCTGCATCTGGCTGAACCAGGCGTCCAGGCGGAGGGTGGGTCTGCCCCCGGACGCTCGCCCGGGACTCCTGAGGCGGGCGCTGCAGGGCTTCGACCTCGCCGCGGTCGAGCCGGTGATGCGGCGGGTCCTGGCGTCCGGTGAGCCGGTGACCGGCCACGAGGCGCGCTGGGTCTCCCCCGGTGGGCGCCGGGAGGCCGTCTTCTCGTCCGCATTCATCCGTCTCGGGCGCGCGGACGGTACACCCCTCGCGCTGTGCACGGTCTCGACGGACATCACCCAGAGGTGGACGCGCGAGCGACTGGCGCTGATGAGCAGGGCGGCGAGACACGTCGGCACCACGCTGGATGTGATGACGACCGCGCAGGAGCTCACGGATCTGGCCGTCCCGTCGCTCGCCGACTACACCACGGTCGACCTGGCTGATTCGGTGCCCCTCGGTGGCGAACCGCTGGAGCGGATGCCGCCTGGGGACTCCGGCATCCCTGTGTTCCGCCGCGCGGGACTGGCCTCCATCCACAGAGGGATGCCGGAGTCCGCGTTCGACCGGGGCGAGCCGGTGCTCGTGCCTCCGGGCTCCCCCTTCCTGTACGTGCTCCACCACCGTGAGTCGTATCTGGAGCGCGTGATGGAGACCGGGTCCGGCACCTGGCTCGCCCGGGATCCCAGTCGCGCCCGGATCATCCGCGAGACCGGAATGCACTCCGTCATGATGGTCCCGCTCATGGCGCGCGGCACCATCCTCGGCATTGCCGTGTTCGTCCGTACCGAGAACATCGCTCCGTTCTCGCGGGACGACCTGCACCTGGCCGAGGAACTCGCCGTCCACGCGTCACTGAGCCTGGACAACGCCCGCCGCTACACCCGCGAGCGGGCCGCCGCCCTGGCACTCCAGCGCAGCCTGCTGCCCTGCTCGCTGTCCGGCGGCAACGCCGTGGAACTGGGCTGGCGCTACCTCCCCTCGGACCGCCACGAGGGGGTCGGAGGCGACTGGCTCGATGCCATCCACCTGCCGGGCGGGCGGATCGCCCTGGTCGTCGGAGACGTCGTCGGGCACGGGGTCAACGCGGCCGCCACCATGGGCCGTCTGCGTACGGCGGTGCTCACACTGGCCGCCCTGGACCAGCCGCCGGCCGAGCTGCTCGCCCACCTCGACGACGTGGTCGCCCATCTGTCGGAGGAAGCCGCCGGGTCCGGTGACCCCGCCCTGCCGAGCGTGGGGGCCACCTGTGTCTACGCCGTGTACGACCCGGCCACCCGGGTGTGTTCCTTCGCCCGTGCCGGACATCCGCCACCGCTGCTGGTCTACCCGGACGGTCGGGTCATCACGCCCGACATCCCGGCAGGCACGCCGATCGACCTCGGCTTCGGCTCGTTCGAATCGGTGGACAGGGAACTCCCGGAGGGCAGCCTGATCGTCCTGTTCACGGACGGGCTCATCGAGACGCGGAACACCGACATCGACGCCGGACTCGACCGGCTGGCGGCCGCGTTGGGCCGAGCACCGTCGGAGCTGGACGACCTCTGCTCCCAGGTGATCGCGGAGATGGCGGCGACGGCGAAGCCGGAGGACGACATCGCGCTACTGGTCGCCCGCACCCGCGTTGAGCCGCACGGCGGTCCGGTCGGGGACGTACACGTCTCGTTCTGCTCCGTAAAGCCGGGGTGGCGCTCTCCCGGATGCGTCCGCAGACTGGCCTGA
- a CDS encoding MaoC family dehydratase: MAEPRIFTSAQELRDGVGEQLGHSEWLEIEQKRIDLFAEATGDHQWIHVDPERAATGPFGTTIAHGYLTLSLLPALVPQIMRVEGMKMGINYGTNKVRFPSTVPVGSRLRATAVLKSVEEAGGGVQVTALVTVEREGGDKPVCVAESVSRYYF, encoded by the coding sequence ATGGCAGAGCCGAGGATCTTCACGTCCGCGCAGGAGCTGCGCGACGGGGTGGGCGAGCAGCTGGGTCACAGCGAGTGGCTGGAGATCGAGCAGAAGAGGATCGATCTCTTCGCCGAGGCCACCGGTGACCACCAGTGGATCCATGTGGACCCGGAGCGTGCCGCGACCGGGCCGTTCGGCACGACGATCGCGCACGGCTACCTCACGCTCTCGCTGCTGCCCGCGCTCGTACCTCAGATCATGCGGGTCGAGGGCATGAAGATGGGTATCAACTACGGGACCAACAAGGTCCGTTTCCCGTCCACCGTGCCCGTGGGCTCGCGGCTGCGCGCGACGGCCGTGCTGAAGAGCGTCGAGGAGGCCGGGGGCGGGGTGCAGGTCACCGCCCTCGTCACGGTCGAGCGCGAGGGCGGCGACAAGCCGGTCTGCGTGGCCGAGTCGGTGTCGCGCTACTACTTCTGA